TACCGAACCATCCCTATGGTCCTTGATAGAATCCCGAGCCATCCAAGCTTGGATGCCAGAGGAGAGACATGAAACCGAGAACCTGTTGGAACCTGCTCGTCGTTGGAGCGGTTTGGGCTCAGGCCGTCACGGTCGCCGCCCAGCCCGAAGAAGACGTGATTCGCGGAATCGATGCCCTTGCGGACGAATACGCGGGCATCGCGCAGCGGATCTGGGACTACGCCGAGGTCGGCTATCTGGAGACGCAGAGCTCGGAGCTCCTGCAGAGCACGCTCCGGGACGCCGGGTTCTCGGTCGAAGCGGGTGCCGCCGGAATGCCCACCGCCTTCGTGGCGAGCTACGGGTCGGGAAAGCCGATCATCGGAGTTCTCGCCGAGTTCGACGCGTTACCGGGTATCTCGCAGGATCGATCTCCCGAGCGGAACGTGCTCGCCGACAAGAGCGCGGGACACGCCTGCGGCCATCACCTCTTCGGCACCGGGTCGGTGGCGGCGGCCGTCGCCACCAAGGAGTGGCTCGAGCGCACGGGCACGACGGGCACCATCCGGCTCTACGGAACGCCGGCCGAGGAAGGAGGAGCGGGCAAGGTCTACATGGTTCGGGAAGGGTTGTTTTCCGACGTCGATGCCGTCTTGCACTGGCACGCGGCGGACCGCAATAGTGCCTCGGCAAACAGCTCGCTCGCCAA
This Vicinamibacteria bacterium DNA region includes the following protein-coding sequences:
- a CDS encoding amidohydrolase, with protein sequence MKPRTCWNLLVVGAVWAQAVTVAAQPEEDVIRGIDALADEYAGIAQRIWDYAEVGYLETQSSELLQSTLRDAGFSVEAGAAGMPTAFVASYGSGKPIIGVLAEFDALPGISQDRSPERNVLADKSAGHACGHHLFGTGSVAAAVATKEWLERTGTTGTIRLYGTPAEEGGAGKVYMVREGLFSDVDAVLHWHAADRNSASANSSLANKSAKFRFRGLSAHASGAPERGRSALDGVEAMNNMVNMLREHVPQETRIHYVITSGGAAPNVVPDFAEVYYYVRNPDPKNVIAIFDRVVKAAEGAALGTETTMEYEVIHGIYALLPNETLGRAMHANLERVGGVAYTDEERRFAEKVRESFTGEVSPLSSAGEIEKFEVREEGSGGSTDVGDVSWVVPTAGMRAATYVPGTPGHS